CGAACGGTCGGACGGTCAGCCCCTCCTGCTCGCACATCGCGGCGAAGTCGACGGTCTGGTCGCCGAGCGCGAGCCAGACGAAGTTGCCCTGGGCGTCCGGGACGTCCCAGCCCTGCGCCCGCAGCCCCGCCAGCACCCGGTCCCGCTCCTCGACGAGGGCGTCGACCCGCTCGAGCAGCTCCTTCTCCGCTCGCAGCGAGGCGACGGCGGCCTCCTGGGCGACGCCGGGGACCCCGAAGGGCACGGCGGTCTTGCGCAGCGCCTCGGCGACCGGTGGGTGGGCGACCGCGTAGCCGACCCGCAGGCCGGCCAGGCCGTAGGCCTTGGAGAAGGTCCGCAGGACGGCGACGTTGGGCCGGTCCCGGTAGACCTCCAGCGCGTCGAGGGTCTGCGGGTCCCGGACGAACTCGGTGTAGGCCTCGTCGATGACGACGAGGACGTCGTCGGGCACCCGGGCGAGGAACCGCTCGATCTCGTCGGCGTGCACCGCCGGACCGGTCGGGTTGTTGGGCGAGCAGACGATGACCAGGCGGGTGCGGTCGGTGATCGCGTCCGCCATGGCGTCCAGGTCGTGCCGGGCGTCGACGGTCAGCGGCACCTGCACCGACGTCGCGCCGGAGATCCCGACGACGATCGGGTACGCCTCGAACGACCGCCACGCGTAGACGACCTCGTCGCCGTCGGTGCAGGTGGCC
This DNA window, taken from Kineosporiaceae bacterium SCSIO 59966, encodes the following:
- the hisC gene encoding histidinol-phosphate transaminase, which translates into the protein MSRPGPRIRSALDALPAYRPGRPPQPREGLTSYKISSNENPYPPLPSVLEVAQKALGSMNRYPDMFATGLVDALAEHLDVPVDHLATGTGSVGVLGQILQATCTDGDEVVYAWRSFEAYPIVVGISGATSVQVPLTVDARHDLDAMADAITDRTRLVIVCSPNNPTGPAVHADEIERFLARVPDDVLVVIDEAYTEFVRDPQTLDALEVYRDRPNVAVLRTFSKAYGLAGLRVGYAVAHPPVAEALRKTAVPFGVPGVAQEAAVASLRAEKELLERVDALVEERDRVLAGLRAQGWDVPDAQGNFVWLALGDQTVDFAAMCEQEGLTVRPFDGEGCRCSIGETEANNRLLALAARWRQR